One window of Chryseobacterium sp. JJR-5R genomic DNA carries:
- a CDS encoding 4'-phosphopantetheinyl transferase family protein, which yields MPLYRDFSDDNATILIWKYDETEELDIHQLLEPENAGKVKDYHPKKLLEVLMVRKLLKGLKPESKILYKEREPFLSPKNAEISITHSFPFAAIAVSRNKIGIDIEKFNPKILRVIDKFTHEHERGFIPPDNEVTYYTIIWSVKESMYKIHHSKHWSLKKHYEVRPFELKHLRHIKCRVHDDRISDELKARVEFFDDFCFTIVEEQAPGLL from the coding sequence ATGCCTCTTTACCGTGATTTTTCTGATGACAATGCCACCATCCTTATATGGAAGTATGATGAAACGGAAGAACTGGATATCCATCAGCTTTTAGAACCTGAAAATGCCGGAAAAGTAAAAGACTATCATCCGAAAAAGCTCCTGGAGGTTTTAATGGTGCGCAAACTGCTGAAAGGATTAAAGCCGGAGTCAAAAATTTTATATAAAGAGCGCGAGCCATTCCTTTCCCCGAAGAATGCGGAAATTTCCATTACCCATTCTTTTCCGTTTGCTGCTATTGCTGTCTCCAGAAATAAAATCGGGATCGATATTGAAAAATTCAATCCTAAAATCTTAAGGGTGATTGATAAGTTCACACATGAACATGAAAGAGGCTTTATCCCTCCTGACAATGAAGTGACATATTATACCATTATCTGGAGTGTGAAGGAAAGCATGTATAAAATCCACCATTCCAAGCACTGGTCCCTGAAAAAGCATTATGAAGTAAGGCCTTTTGAGCTTAAGCACCTCCGTCACATCAAATGCAGGGTGCATGACGACCGGATCTCCGATGAATTAAAGGCAAGGGTGGAATTTTTTGATGACTTCTGCTTT